Proteins encoded in a region of the Leishmania infantum JPCM5 genome chromosome 5 genome:
- a CDS encoding putative prefoldin subunit, translating into MQQVHPDIKKLNDLLRPILKELQEMGDKKGKLIEARRQLGGQKNENELVRDELNRLEPDATVYKLIGPALVPQDQSDAKTIIGNRLDYINGEIKRSDTSIAELDRKEAELQKKAQELYRKMQERQAQLIQQQQQQ; encoded by the coding sequence ATGCAACAGGTGCACCCGGATATCAAAAAGCTCAACGATCTTCTGAGGCCGATTCTGAAAGAGCTTCAGGAGATGGGCGACAAGAAGGGCAAGCTCATTGAAGCCCGCCGTCAGCTTGGCGGGCAAAAGAACGAGAATGAACTAGTGCGTGATGAGCTGAACAGGCTGGAGCCCGACGCTACAGTTTACAAGCTTATCGGTCCTGCCCTGGTTCCGCAGGACCAGAGCGATGCCAAGACAATCATCGGCAACCGCCTGGACTACATCAACGGCGAAATCAAGCGCAGTGACACCAGCATCGCTGAGCTAGATagaaaggaggcggagctgcagaagaAGGCCCAAGAGCTGTACCGGAAGATGCAGGAGCGCCAGGCGCAGCTTAtccagcaacaacagcagcaatAG
- a CDS encoding protein phosphatase type 1 regulator-like protein: protein MFSNLDEEKKARLRERILQAAAAPPSAATPARSNSGSDGEQEVPPQHTESTKHASEQLAINAKSTDIDIANIRLFTLDELDLNQLTECKTLSLRKNLIHELSAFPQHLAGRLVELDLFDNKIRKVRDFFDSAMVPDPESGSLSKKAVPHAFYSLTKLDLSYNQLRKITGLDSLGSTLKELYLVENKIKVIEGLDSFVHLELLELGGNRIREIGSGLSNLRSLQSLWLGKNKIHSIGDSLHNLRELRKLSLQANRLASITEEAFKEGCNPYLTELYLSENGISTIENLPLHSLHLLDFSFNPISTINEAVINPTNMPELEEFWLTDGNINDWGEVKKFCGFANTLRTIYVERNPIEQDKRYRDKVYMNLPFVTQIDSWPVVNKGNLEADRLIQRRAS from the coding sequence ATGTTCTCCAATCTTGACGAGGAGAAAAAGGCGCGCTTGAGGGAAAGAATTCTtcaagccgctgccgcgcctccttcaGCCGCCACGCCGGCAAGGTCCAACAgtggcagcgacggtgaGCAAGAagtgccaccgcagcacacTGAGAGCACGAAGCACGCGTCTGAGCAGCTAGCGATCAATGCCAAAAGCACCGACATTGACATTGCCAACATTCGGCTCTTCACCCTTGATGAGCTCGACCTTAATCAGCTCACCGAGTGCAagactctctctctgcgcaaGAATCTCATTCATGAGCTCTCTGCTTTCCCGCAACACTTGGCCGGGCGGCTTGTTGAACTAGATTTGTTTGACAACAAGATCAGGAAGGTGCGCGACTTTTTTGACTCGGCAATGGTGCCAGACCCCGAAAGTGGATCTCTCTCGAAGAAGGCAGTCCCGCACGCGTTTTACTCTCTCACCAAGCTTGATTTGAGCTACAATCAGCTACGCAAGATCACGGGCCTAGATTCTCTAGGCTCGACGCTTAAGGAGCTGTACTTGGTGGAGAACAAAATCAAAGTCATCGAAGGACTCGATAGCTTCGTCCACCTCGAGCTTCTCGAACTTGGCGGCAACCGCATTCGCGAAATCGGATCTGGCCTCTCTAACCTGCGGTCTTTACAGAGCCTCTGGCTTGGCAAAAACAAGATCCACAGTATTGGCGACTCCCTTCACAATCTTCGCGAGCTTCGAAAGCTTAGCCTTCAAGCGAATCGGCTGGCATCCATTACCGAAGAGGCGTTCAAGGAAGGCTGCAACCCGTATCTCACCGAGCTTTACCTGTCAGAAAACGGCATTAGTACCATCGAGAACCTGCCTCTGCACTCTCTTCACCTGCTTGATTTCAGCTTCAATCCCATTTCTACAATCAACGAAGCTGTCATCAACCCCACCAACATGCCTGAACTGGAAGAATTTTGGTTGACTGACGGAAACATCAACGACTGGGGCGAGGTCAAGAAGTTCTGTGGGTTTGCAAACACCCTCCGGACCATTTATGTGGAGCGCAATCCTATCGAGCAGGATAAGCGCTATCGGGATAAGGTTTACATGAACCTGCCATTTGTGACACAAATTGACTCGTGGCCGGTTGTCAACAAAGGCAACCTCGAGGCTGATCGCTTGATTCAGCGGAGAGCATCGTAG